TGTAAGAGTATTTGCCTCtgcaaaaattagaaaaactatttaaaaaagtgaTTGCATATATTATCGTATTATGTTTACAAaacttaaacagaaaaatgctgaCCTTAAGCTGAAGCTTTCAGAAAGGGAGAGGCACAGCAGAAGTCCACCTAAAATACAAAGCACGGATCCAGACCAGCCTATGAAGAGAGCCGCCCCCAGTTCAAACCTATGTAGGGAAAAAACTTAATTCTGACAAGCAGGTTCATGTGAATCTTTGGGTGAAATGTTTTATGATCTTGGATGCATACTTCTGTGCAACGAACGTTGGGTCAAAGAAGTCTGTTGTGATCCTACGAGCATATATGGAACATGCAGTCATGCAGCAGATCCCTGTTCAGACAACATTCATTAATTTCCAAAGGAAGTTTGGGTATTCTGATTGAATTCCAACTCGTATTTCAGGACTCACCACTGAGAATGAAGTGGAGGCCCGACAGAACGGTCAGACGAGCCTTGGTGGTGTCCGAGCCCCCTATTTTTGTGCACTTCATTCCCAGCAATGCCAAAGTGGCACCGAAGAAACCCAGGCAAACGGCAGCGATCATCAAACCCCGACACACCTGGATATACGCTGTAAGTTGAGAATAAAAAGGAATTTTTGCTAAAGTATTGTATTACAATACCATCCTATCGACGTCTTCAACAAATGTTTAAGTATTTAGACGAAACAATCTGACATATTTGGAATATTTCTCTCATTCCACCAAAAAATGGTAAGTACTCACTCCCATTGTAGATGCATTCACAAGAGAGTCAAGACTGTAATTCCTGCCAAAActgtttcaacaaaaatattaacacccAGTAATGAAACCTTAGTAAACTATTTGTTTAAAAGTTaacatgaaaatacatttacagaaacagctaaaactatgttgatattttagtaaaaactaCTCAAATCTGCTATTGTATGAGGTTGATATTTATGTTTGTACCCTTTGAAATATACATTTCCACCTTAGGATAGAAAGTGATATAAACCATCTTAACATTTATTTCGAAATGttaccagaaaatatttctttagcaTCAAAGGCTGGGCTAAACTCTGTCAGCAGGTTCCCAGGAAGACAACTTTTCCAAGGGGCTTCTGGGTAAATTTTCTCTTCATAAAAagcctgcatgttttaaaaaatccattttattacattaagaTGAGCAGatatttctgctcattttacACCACAAAATTGTTATGCATTACCAGACGTTAATGGTGGACGGTGTAGTTAATCAGATTGACGCATGCTAGCTAGGCTACAGCTAATGCTTAGCATGAAAAGACATGAGTGACATCAGTGACTTTATATGGTTAtgttttctgtatgtttcttaataaaattccaTGAGATGATTTTGGTTTGATCAAGGGTATCTGTCATATTCATGAGACAAATAggaaaccattttttaaataacttcttAGATGTCAGATTTGAgaatttttatgacttttgtcgtaaataactacaaaaaacaaacctatGATGCAACGATTTAtggtacaaaacaaacaatgaagtAGTTTTACAGGTAACAAATGAAAGTACAAATTGGTGAAAGGGCAAACTTTCCCATTACAGCAAGTGCTTGTGCAGACATGGCCAATTTTTCTGCAATAATAAGACGTCAAAATTTAGTATTTTGAAAAATGGACCAATGCACAAGCTAATAAGATGTATTTAAAGGCCCTTCACATTTCAGACTGGCAAGAGATGGTGCTGTCTCAACCTTAATATATTCTGGTTGGTCACAAATGACCCTTTCTGTTTGCATGACTTTGTAGCATTGGGTCACATGACAGTGCTAGGTCATACCAGTCTAGCACACCTACTTCCCTGACGCACTCCAGGTGGTCTTTGTCATTAAAACGTTGCAATTTATGATGAAATATTAAGTTCCGAATCCATTTTCCCTATTGTTGATTTACACAAGTACACAATGATATAGCTCAATATGGTCTTGGCTTCTAGCAGTCACAAAGTTTAAACATCCACTAACTCACCATCCAGAGCCAGCATCGACGGGAAGTCTTTGCAGTTGGACACCCCCGTGGAATCAGTCACGCACGTTTTCCACAGATTAGACCAGAACGTTGCCGTCGTGATAACCGTCCCATCCACGGACGACACCTTCCAGTAGTCTGTGGGCACTGTGGACGATACCAAGATCCACCCAGAGACGGTTAGAAGAAAGGCAATGATCTCCGTTGCCATGTTGACCATTGTTTCCACTCTGGATTTGGTTCAGAGTGAGATCTTTCCCTCAGGAGAGATTGGAGAGAAAGTGGGTTGGTCTGACTATGAAAGGTATGTTGGAGTTGGCAGTTGTGCAGAATTTTGCTTCTGCTTCACCTGCCCAGCCTCAGAGGCCTTGGTGAACAGCCAGAGATCATGTAATGTATTTAGGAAGTGTTGTGGATGGATCTGCCGTGATTAAAACTCAAGTCATTACTTCAGATCCATAATCTGCGAGTGGAATGTGAGGTCAgtctttaattaaaagaaactaaaatgtttttgattgacAGGGGGAAGTataaggggtaaaaaaaataggaaacaCGAATGACTAGGAGACAACAGCTTTGTCCACAATGTTTCTCCTCTTAAGGGGATTATGGTTGCTTCTTGATCATAACTAATCAATATTTGAATTTCTGTACTTTGTTCTCCCTTGAGCAAAACATCTATTGCTGCATTGTAGCGCCATCATGTGGCAGAAAGAAGAAACGGTTATTAGAAAGAAATATCTGTTCACTCATGGCTACAGGTTTTGAGACAGTCAGGACTCATTGctctaaaactttaaatataaagttcCAATGGGATATATCTGGAAAACCTCAGGAGAAAGAcgagaaaaaaatcctgaactaCCTGACATCTTAAAATACAGAGGAAATCTGATCATCCACTAGGTGGCGGTGACACTCACCTAATTTTTCAAGCTTTAATCTGTCGCTTCATCTCCTCCTACCTCCCACCTTCATCCATAAGCAAGAACCTAGGATACATTAACTCCTCTGATTGAGGCAGAGACTGGCCCCTCACCAGGAGGGAGCAGTTCACCTCTTTCCAAGTTCAGAACGGTTGCCTCGGACTCACTTCAATCTCTCTTCCCGGCTGCTTTAAACTACTGGGAACCATTCCAGGAACTAAACTTCTCTTAGCTTAGTCACAATTGTGGAGATTAGCTAAACGTTTTTTCattacagttatttttttagtaaaaagagTGAAAACCCTTTTGGAATCTCAACAATCCTTCAATTTTTCAAGTATTAGAGATGTTTTAACCATGGGGTGGCTGAATGTTTTGGTCCAGACAGGTTCTATACAAGTTTAACTTCACAGATGGTTATTTCTTATTTGTCTTCTGTCAGTGCAGGAATCATATGCAGCTGTTTAATTTTAACAACAACATTGGACTTTGAGCTAGGATTGGAGGGGGGGAAATAAAGGGTAGTGTGAGTGGTATGGAAATCTGAGACAGGCTTAAAATTAAAGGTCTGTGTGAAATTTATAAGGAGGAGGTGGACATGTTGGCACAGGTCCACTTGTGTTTGGTACTCAGGTCGAAGTGACTCAGCATTTTAGGATCCGTAATAATCTGGTACCGGAAAACATCCCATATTTGAGTGCTGACCTGATTTTGAGCAGTTCAAAGAAAAGATAAATCCTCCTAATCGTTCCAGATTGTTCATTCCAGAGAAGGAAACATTTGAATTCCCAGAAACATTATTAAGACGCCACCGGCTACCCTTCAGGTTACCTGTTTTGTAAGCGCTCATCAGACAGTGTCTGGGGTCATAAACTGGGGACAGGTACAACCTTTGCAGGGGAAGAATTCCAGGAAATCCAAGCTCAGCTATTTTTACCGTCAGTAAATGGCACAGAGGCAGGTGCTGAGTGTCTTTATGAAATCTCTAGATAGTTAAACCCTCAGATGTACGTTACCATGGCTGCTGTTGCTGGGATGTTTTAGAAAGGCCCCTTGCTTAATCCTGTATAGCAGCCAATTCAAAGGGAAACAGCTGGTACAGGTGGTTTCTGTGATAATGTATGCTGATGATCATGATCATCTGATAACTTTGGGTAGGAAATCTGCCAATTGGTAATGACAGCATTAGTTTTGTTACTACAGtatttatgttataaaatggATGCAGGTTGGGTAAAACAGTATCAAAAGTTAAACAAGTTTTTCTGGCTTTAAGGTGAGTAGCAGAGACAGGAAGGCCAATCGTAACGCTATAACCACCCAAGACTGTAGACTTCCTAAATGGAAGAATtgtagctgtttttgttttaaattgtgaGAACTGTAACTCTGTCCATGAGGATCTATCTGCCCGACAGTTTTGTAGGAACTGAAGTGATGCATAACTGTTTACTTAAAAGAGTAAATACTTCTGTAAGTCAAAGGTAAAAGAATGAAACGATATTTTCTGGCCACATATTCTCAACTGGATTTACATCTACGCCTTTACCCTTGCTTTTACTCTACTTAAGTGCATTAAGTTGGTGCCATGTAAGTGACTGATATGCTATTTGTGGGAACAAAATGTCCAATGAATGTACTTTGAATATTTATAACCATTTTGCAATTATTTGTGTAGGACAGCAATAGCAATCCTGACCACTCTTTTCCTCTATTTGGCATCTTGCTTGCCCTTTATTTATCTGTGCCACTTGCAGTTCAAACAACTGCActgagctcagagctcacataCTTGACTTATGAATTCTGTATGTGACAAATGTTCAACTTACACCTGTTTGTTTGACCCATGGATTCCCTCTGTCTCTATTTTTTAGAAAAGCCAGTATTGTTTATCGCTCCCCAAACAAGGATTTGAAatgacttgttttgtttttcgtGGTTAAATAAAGGATACATACATTTAGTGCTATATAGACAAACATAATGTTGGATGAGCTGGTGCATGACTGATTTTTACAGAGACCAGTAAAGACTATATTGCACTCAtctaaactaaattaaaatgcatGCACTAGTCTTTCTGTGGCCCGCGATGATGAAATCCTTTATTCTGGCAATGTTTTAAGTAAGCTGATTTGGTAACAGAGATTTTGTGCTTGTGTACTTTCAGATCCAAGTCCAAAGCTACACACaggttttttgcattttctgtggtttttagCCCAATTGATTTTTGCCAAGTTCTGATCTTAAGCCTCGGATGTTGGGACCGTAAACAATAACTTCTGTCTTATTTGTGTTGACGTTATGATAACGCTCGGTGAGTTCAATGTATTAGGGTCATGCAGTGACACCATAAAATGAAGTTGTGTGTCGTCAGCATAAAAGGTAAATTTGCCTGTACTTGTGTAGCTCTTTATTAAAGTCCAGAGGACCTCAAAGTGCTTCCCCTACATTCAGTCATCCACCCAAAGGGTCGGAGATGCTTTAGCACTCTGATAATGATATGTAATAaaaagtggaataaaataaataaataaataaataaataaataagtggtATGAGAATGCACCCGTGAGAAACCCCACAATTCATTGCTTTTCTAGACCCGTAACTGTCAAGATGCATATTGTCCAGAACTTTGCAGATGCAGTCTGGGTACTGTGTGGGGGGTTAAAGCCTGACAAGAAGGCACTGagattatttttacaatgaagggatttaaaaatatataattttttttactgttttttccaATGACCTTTTGCCAAAAGTAGGAGATTGGATGCTGGTTCGTATTTACATACTGATGcatcttcatttgttttctataaaacatgtttatcacTCCAGttccaaaaactgtttttcaaaaCTTAACAGTCAGCGAGAAGGCAGAAAGGTGTCGATTTCAGGTTATCAGAAAGATATAACTCTCACTCATTTTAACTCTTGATAGTAAACATGATTTCCTCATGAATATGATAGTAGATGAAGGTTTCATCTGTGAGTGGTTGTTTTTATGGTTGGTGATTGAGGAACAGAGCAGATTTAGCGGTGAGGACAGCGTGGGAAAGCTGTACTTATTCACTGGACGTTATTCTCACCAGCTCTTTGAATAATCTCCCGCTGTCTTTTCTCCTTTGGCCTTTTTCCTGGTCAGTGCTAGCTAAACATCGTCAGGAGGAAAACGTGAGTCTTCGAGCCGTAGCCATTCTGCTGTGTAACAGTGACAGTGTAATTGTTTACCTAAGCTACACGTGAGTGAGTTACTTCAGAACGTTCCTTGAGTGCGATAGCAGCAATAGGAGGCTGACGGGAGTGCCATGCTGATAAGTAACCCAGCAGGAAACACCTGTGGAGAGTCAAGGGGCTTCTCTCATACGCAGGCTCCTTCTGTTTATGGACAGGATGTCCTCTCTGTGTGGACAGCACGCCTTGTGTGTCTTTCTGTATCAAACCAaagagtgagaaaataaaaggaagttCCTCCACCATGGAAAGTTGAGAGGAAAACTCCTTACTACCTTAATTCAGTCCTCTCACATGACAATTGGTGTACTAGTTACCTTCTAAAAAGCCCTATGAGCATTTAACTGTGTCAtcatgatgaataaaaacagtgagatgtttttatattataacCATGTGACAGAAATAAAGGAACTTGAACTTATGCTGAGTCATGAAAATGGGTTTTTAACTTAATGAAACACTGGAGATTTACTTGGACATCTTTGACGTGTTGTAAGTCTAGATTACAGTACCTTGTATTGCTCATACAATATAGGCGTAGATGTAAATCATTATATTCATATAATAAGCATATATAAATACTCATTAATTTGTTTGTTCcccatttaaacatgt
This region of Xiphophorus hellerii strain 12219 chromosome 24, Xiphophorus_hellerii-4.1, whole genome shotgun sequence genomic DNA includes:
- the cldn10a gene encoding claudin-10a, whose amino-acid sequence is MVNMATEIIAFLLTVSGWILVSSTVPTDYWKVSSVDGTVITTATFWSNLWKTCVTDSTGVSNCKDFPSMLALDAYIQVCRGLMIAAVCLGFFGATLALLGMKCTKIGGSDTTKARLTVLSGLHFILSGICCMTACSIYARRITTDFFDPTFVAQKYASKIIKHFTQRFT